One window from the genome of Acuticoccus sp. I52.16.1 encodes:
- a CDS encoding MBL fold metallo-hydrolase, giving the protein MSFDPRYGEAVPMGADIARITANNPSPYTGAGTNTYLIGSERLMLLDPGPDLAEHLATLERAIAGRPVSHILVTHSHRDHITGLAKVRDMTGATVVAEGPARISRALHPGEPDPRPGYADRLFAIDHVVADGEEIDNGEVTVRAVTTPGHAPDHVAFARGADFFSGDHVMGWSTTVVAPPEGSMRAYVASLEKILRMEHARYLPGHGDVIEEPSRTVSGIRSHRLMRERAILQRLASGDRTIAEIVEALYASLDRRLFDAAANSVLAHLEMLYEEGRVMVDGYGMAARWTPTGA; this is encoded by the coding sequence TTGAGCTTTGACCCGCGCTACGGCGAGGCGGTGCCGATGGGGGCCGACATCGCCCGCATCACGGCCAACAACCCGAGCCCCTACACGGGCGCGGGCACCAACACCTACCTCATCGGGAGCGAGCGGCTGATGCTGCTCGATCCGGGGCCGGACCTCGCCGAGCATCTCGCCACCCTGGAGCGAGCCATCGCGGGGCGTCCGGTCTCCCACATCCTGGTGACGCACTCCCATCGCGACCACATCACCGGCCTCGCCAAGGTGCGCGACATGACCGGCGCCACCGTCGTCGCCGAAGGGCCGGCCCGGATCTCCCGCGCCTTGCACCCCGGCGAGCCGGACCCGCGCCCCGGCTACGCCGACCGCCTCTTCGCGATCGACCATGTCGTGGCCGACGGCGAGGAGATCGACAACGGCGAAGTGACGGTGCGCGCGGTGACGACGCCCGGGCACGCGCCCGACCATGTCGCCTTCGCCAGAGGCGCCGATTTCTTCAGCGGCGACCACGTGATGGGTTGGTCGACCACCGTCGTGGCGCCGCCGGAGGGATCGATGCGGGCCTATGTCGCCTCGCTGGAGAAGATCCTGCGGATGGAGCATGCGCGCTATCTGCCGGGACATGGCGATGTGATCGAGGAGCCGTCGCGCACGGTGTCGGGCATTCGCAGCCATCGGCTGATGCGCGAGCGGGCGATCCTGCAGCGTCTGGCGTCGGGTGATCGGACGATCGCCGAGATCGTGGAGGCGCTCTACGCCTCGCTGGACCGGCGGTTGTTCGATGCCGCGGCCAACTCCGTGCTCGCCCACCTCGAGATGCTGTACGAAGAGGGGCGGGTCATGGTCGACGGCTACGGCATGGCCGCACGCTGGACGCCGACGGGCGCATGA
- a CDS encoding DnaJ C-terminal domain-containing protein, with amino-acid sequence MARDPYTVLGISKSASESEIKSAFRRLAKRYHPDTNSDDPKAQERFSEVNSAYEIVGDKDKRAKFDRGEIDAAGQPRFHAGFGSGGASGDPFAGFGGFSGFGRGGGQNTGNQRRSWSFSSGDGGAGVDEILREFMGGGGGARAERTAGFGGAAPERGQDLDVVVTVTLDDLASDEKLRVSLPTGRTVDVRIPPGAEQDQQIRLRGLGHDSPTGGQPGDAILTLRIGAHPIFQREGQNLRLELPVTLYDAALGAKVRAPTLNGSVNITIPPGSSGGKTLRLRGLGLPTKSGGRGDLLVTLQIDLPDDLPDEFLEMMRRWREDHPYQPRSS; translated from the coding sequence ATGGCGCGCGACCCCTATACCGTGCTTGGCATCTCGAAGTCAGCCTCGGAAAGCGAGATTAAATCCGCCTTCCGCCGGCTCGCCAAGCGGTACCATCCTGACACCAATTCGGACGACCCGAAGGCGCAGGAGCGCTTCTCGGAGGTGAATTCCGCGTACGAGATCGTCGGCGACAAGGACAAGCGCGCCAAGTTCGACCGGGGCGAGATCGACGCGGCCGGGCAGCCGCGCTTTCATGCCGGCTTCGGCTCGGGCGGCGCCTCGGGCGACCCGTTCGCCGGTTTCGGCGGCTTCTCCGGCTTCGGCCGCGGCGGTGGGCAGAACACCGGCAATCAGCGCCGCTCCTGGAGCTTCTCCTCCGGCGACGGCGGCGCGGGGGTCGACGAGATCCTGCGCGAGTTCATGGGCGGCGGCGGGGGTGCACGTGCCGAGCGGACGGCCGGCTTCGGCGGTGCGGCACCCGAACGCGGCCAGGACCTCGACGTGGTGGTCACCGTCACGCTGGACGATCTCGCCAGCGACGAGAAGCTGCGCGTCTCGCTGCCGACGGGGCGAACGGTGGACGTTCGCATCCCCCCCGGCGCCGAGCAGGACCAGCAGATCCGTCTGCGCGGCCTGGGGCACGACAGCCCCACCGGCGGCCAGCCGGGCGATGCGATCCTGACGCTGCGCATCGGCGCGCACCCGATCTTCCAGCGCGAGGGGCAGAACCTGCGCCTCGAGCTGCCGGTAACGCTGTACGACGCGGCGCTCGGTGCCAAAGTCCGCGCGCCGACGCTCAACGGCTCGGTCAACATCACCATCCCGCCCGGCTCGTCGGGCGGCAAGACCTTGCGCCTGCGAGGGCTCGGCCTGCCCACCAAGTCGGGCGGCCGGGGCGACCTCCTCGTCACCCTGCAGATCGACCTGCCCGACGATCTGCCAGACGAATTCCTGGAGATGATGCGTCGCTGGCGCGAGGATCACCCCTACCAGCCCCGCTCGTCCTGA
- a CDS encoding GGDEF domain-containing protein codes for MSSQLVYPLAQIAIYYGVMLPLFRFRRQLGIGTFFCALCALAFTENYLAMSVYVAVGPITYTPGSVILFAGKLPLLLLVYIREDAETVRQPIYGLLLGNLLIICLLILISLQQPATGTTSESAMYTVVDSASLSVWGTLLLFADCIAMILVYERVSRWRWMPLFVRLWGTITIILVIDQLAFFIALNLYFGVPFPALYGGIVAKIVATMVFCALIWAYLRFGERNGEEETASLADVFGVLTYRQRFEALTIESRIDVLTGVRNRRALHLEGPGFVQDAVVRRGHLGLLIIDLDHFKAVNDEYGHSSGDAALCFVADLMRRTVRSTDPVYRIGGDEFLIILPSGDQRSAARVAGDLVDATRAACMTVAPYTLSVSIGWADLWDDGTTLDELTGAADRRLYEVKARRKPVSVPAR; via the coding sequence GTGTCGAGCCAACTCGTCTATCCCTTGGCGCAGATCGCCATTTACTATGGCGTCATGCTGCCGCTGTTCCGCTTCCGGCGGCAACTCGGCATCGGCACCTTCTTCTGTGCGTTGTGTGCGCTGGCCTTTACGGAAAACTATTTGGCGATGTCGGTCTATGTCGCCGTCGGACCGATCACCTATACGCCGGGGTCGGTCATTCTCTTTGCCGGCAAGTTGCCGTTGCTACTCCTCGTCTATATTCGCGAAGACGCCGAGACCGTGCGCCAGCCCATCTACGGGCTCTTGCTGGGCAATCTGCTGATCATCTGCCTCCTCATCCTGATCAGCCTGCAGCAGCCCGCGACCGGCACGACCAGCGAATCGGCGATGTACACCGTGGTCGATTCGGCCAGCCTCTCGGTGTGGGGCACCTTGCTCCTCTTTGCCGACTGCATCGCGATGATCCTCGTCTACGAACGGGTCTCGCGGTGGCGTTGGATGCCGCTGTTCGTCCGGCTGTGGGGCACGATCACGATCATCCTGGTGATCGACCAGCTGGCGTTCTTCATCGCGCTCAATCTCTACTTCGGCGTGCCGTTCCCGGCGCTATATGGCGGAATCGTCGCCAAGATCGTCGCCACCATGGTGTTTTGTGCCCTCATCTGGGCCTATCTGCGCTTCGGCGAGCGCAACGGCGAGGAGGAGACCGCCTCCCTGGCCGACGTTTTCGGCGTGCTCACCTACCGCCAGCGCTTCGAGGCGTTGACGATCGAGAGCCGGATCGACGTGCTGACCGGGGTGCGCAATCGCCGCGCGCTCCATCTCGAGGGGCCCGGCTTCGTGCAGGATGCGGTGGTGCGGCGCGGTCACCTCGGCCTCCTCATCATCGACCTCGATCACTTCAAGGCGGTGAACGACGAGTACGGGCACTCCTCGGGCGATGCGGCGCTGTGCTTCGTGGCCGACCTGATGCGTCGCACCGTGCGCAGCACCGATCCGGTCTATCGCATCGGCGGCGACGAGTTCCTGATCATCCTCCCGTCCGGCGATCAGCGGTCGGCGGCGAGGGTCGCCGGCGATCTCGTCGACGCGACGCGCGCGGCGTGCATGACGGTGGCGCCCTACACACTTTCGGTCAGCATCGGCTGGGCGGACCTGTGGGACGACGGCACGACGCTGGACGAGCTGACCGGGGCGGCCGACCGGCGTCTCTACGAGGTGAAGGCGCGGCGCAAACCGGTGTCGGTGCCGGCGCGCTAG
- the ureG gene encoding urease accessory protein UreG, translating to MSATAHGPLRVGIGGPVGSGKTMLMERLCKALRDRVDIVAITNDIYTKEDALILSRAEALAVERIMGVETGGCPHTAIREDASINLAAIKEMRERFPAVDLVLVESGGDNLAATFSPELADITIYVIDVAGGEKIPRKGGPGITRSDLLIINKTDLAPFVGASLDVMRADAERMRGDRPFLMTNLRGGDGVDDVIAFLRDKGGLAV from the coding sequence ATGTCGGCGACGGCACATGGGCCGCTTCGTGTTGGGATCGGGGGGCCGGTCGGCTCCGGCAAGACGATGCTGATGGAACGGCTGTGCAAGGCGCTGCGCGACCGGGTCGACATCGTCGCCATCACCAACGACATCTACACCAAGGAAGATGCGTTGATCCTGTCGCGCGCCGAGGCGCTGGCGGTCGAGCGGATCATGGGTGTGGAAACCGGCGGTTGCCCGCACACCGCGATCCGCGAGGATGCCTCGATCAACCTCGCCGCGATCAAGGAGATGCGCGAGCGCTTCCCGGCGGTGGACCTGGTGCTCGTCGAGTCCGGTGGCGACAACCTCGCCGCCACCTTCTCGCCCGAGCTGGCCGACATCACGATCTACGTGATCGACGTCGCGGGCGGTGAGAAGATCCCGCGCAAGGGTGGCCCCGGCATTACCCGCTCCGACCTGCTGATCATAAATAAGACCGACCTCGCCCCCTTCGTCGGCGCCTCGCTCGACGTGATGCGCGCCGATGCCGAGCGCATGCGGGGCGACCGGCCGTTCCTCATGACCAACCTGCGCGGCGGCGACGGGGTGGACGACGTCATCGCCTTCCTGCGCGACAAAGGCGGCCTCGCCGTTTGA